Proteins from a single region of Flaviflexus salsibiostraticola:
- a CDS encoding N-6 DNA methylase: protein MATEPERLVKSKQRVADHGEVFTPAWMVEDMLNLVKDESERIDSRFLEPACGSGNFLIPVLKRKLATVQGRYGNSDFEKKHYALLALMSIYGVELLPDNVADCRANMIEVFSSYLQLSSEDMFYKAAEYVLTNNIVNGDAMTMRNSVGDAIMFPEWGYLGRGKFQRRDFRFDTLAQRSAFGEEDTLFANLGKQELFTPSKTYPPLTVADLAL, encoded by the coding sequence GTGGCAACTGAACCTGAGCGCTTAGTGAAGTCCAAGCAGCGTGTTGCTGACCACGGCGAAGTGTTCACTCCTGCCTGGATGGTTGAAGACATGTTGAACCTGGTGAAGGACGAGTCTGAGCGCATAGACTCCCGTTTCTTAGAACCCGCCTGCGGATCGGGAAACTTCCTAATTCCCGTATTGAAACGAAAGCTTGCGACAGTTCAAGGACGCTACGGTAATAGTGATTTTGAGAAGAAGCACTACGCACTACTCGCACTGATGTCAATCTACGGCGTTGAGTTGCTCCCCGACAACGTTGCTGACTGCCGGGCCAACATGATTGAGGTATTTTCGAGTTACCTCCAGTTGAGTTCTGAAGATATGTTTTACAAAGCCGCTGAGTATGTTCTAACTAACAATATTGTTAACGGTGACGCAATGACGATGCGCAACAGCGTGGGCGACGCCATTATGTTCCCGGAGTGGGGATACTTGGGGAGAGGGAAGTTTCAACGTCGAGACTTCCGGTTTGATACGTTGGCGCAGCGCAGCGCTTTCGGGGAGGAAGATACGTTGTTCGCAAACCTTGGCAAGCAAGAGCTATTCACCCCGTCTAAAACCTACCCGCCCTTGACTGTTGCGGACCTAGCGTTATGA
- a CDS encoding ATP-binding protein, whose translation MTMLDTETKNKMRDMGAEPLLDALSALDDGLTLGLSFEEKLKLAVDDAHAVFTHAKIQGLKRRSGVRYPDADLRRVDMLTERGLDQAMLAQLGTCRFIELHHNIVFQGFTGSGKSYLGSALANQACQHRIRANYVRMPDLEELISVAADKPHGKTQLLKKLSNFTLLVIDEWLLDPPDEALQSFLLELLERRYDAASTVFCTQYPKKDWHTRLGGSVHADAIMDRIVHNTTWIETGTFNMREHQAQIML comes from the coding sequence ATGACGATGCTCGATACTGAAACGAAGAACAAAATGCGCGACATGGGAGCCGAACCTCTGCTCGATGCCCTGAGCGCTCTTGACGACGGGCTCACGCTGGGGCTGTCGTTTGAGGAGAAGCTCAAGCTTGCTGTTGATGACGCCCACGCCGTGTTCACTCACGCGAAGATCCAAGGCCTCAAGCGCCGCTCAGGAGTGCGCTACCCCGACGCGGACCTGCGTAGGGTCGATATGCTCACCGAACGCGGACTGGACCAGGCCATGCTGGCTCAGCTGGGAACTTGCCGGTTCATCGAGTTGCACCACAACATCGTCTTCCAAGGCTTCACCGGATCGGGCAAGTCTTATCTTGGCTCCGCCCTTGCCAACCAAGCCTGCCAACACCGGATCCGCGCCAACTATGTACGGATGCCGGACCTGGAAGAGCTCATCAGCGTCGCAGCCGATAAGCCCCACGGGAAGACACAGCTGCTCAAGAAGCTGAGTAACTTCACTCTGCTTGTGATCGATGAATGGCTCCTCGACCCACCTGATGAAGCGCTTCAGAGCTTCCTCCTGGAGCTGCTCGAGCGTCGCTATGACGCAGCCTCAACAGTGTTCTGCACGCAGTATCCGAAAAAGGACTGGCACACCCGCCTCGGCGGCAGCGTCCATGCTGATGCGATCATGGATCGCATCGTTCACAACACGACGTGGATCGAGACCGGGACCTTCAACATGAGAGAACACCAAGCACAAATAATGCTCTAA
- a CDS encoding HigA family addiction module antitoxin, which yields MSNSSTTTETDLIEPIHPGEILMEDFIEGFGVTQNKLAVSIGVPPRRINEIVHGKRGISADTAIRLARYFGTSEEFWMNLQSNYELRRERRALRDQVEAIAPLQTA from the coding sequence ATGTCGAACTCGTCGACTACCACTGAGACCGACCTGATCGAGCCGATTCACCCCGGTGAGATCCTGATGGAGGACTTCATCGAGGGCTTCGGTGTCACGCAGAACAAGCTGGCGGTCTCCATCGGTGTACCGCCGCGTCGGATCAACGAGATCGTTCACGGCAAGCGAGGCATCTCGGCTGACACGGCGATCCGCTTGGCGAGGTACTTCGGGACGTCCGAGGAGTTCTGGATGAATCTGCAGTCCAACTATGAGCTGCGCAGGGAGCGCCGCGCTCTGCGCGACCAGGTGGAGGCGATCGCCCCGCTGCAGACCGCATGA
- a CDS encoding zinc ribbon domain-containing protein YjdM, with amino-acid sequence MSDSLPKCPECSEAFTYEQGSLFVCPMCGHEWSAEIEPDPAAVIRDSVGNVLEDGDTVIIAKDLKVKGAGGGVLKVGTKVRGIRLIDDGVADHDIDATVPGFGRMQLKSSVVKKVL; translated from the coding sequence ATGTCTGACTCGCTTCCCAAGTGCCCTGAGTGCAGCGAGGCGTTCACCTACGAGCAGGGGTCTCTCTTCGTGTGCCCCATGTGCGGCCACGAGTGGTCGGCCGAAATAGAGCCTGACCCAGCAGCCGTCATCCGTGACTCCGTCGGCAACGTGCTCGAAGACGGCGACACCGTGATCATCGCCAAGGACCTCAAGGTCAAAGGCGCGGGCGGCGGTGTCCTCAAGGTCGGCACCAAAGTTCGCGGAATTCGACTGATCGACGATGGCGTTGCAGACCACGACATCGACGCGACGGTCCCCGGTTTCGGCAGGATGCAACTCAAGTCGAGTGTCGTGAAGAAGGTGCTCTGA
- the istB gene encoding IS21-like element helper ATPase IstB — translation MEAIKDVTYYTSALKAPRIQASFARLADTGRAQGWTFEEYLAAVLEAEVTAREASGAEIRRKRAHFPSMKTIEDFTFDHQPHLRSDVQAASRSTWIHNAENMILLGPPGTGKTHISIGLGIAATRAGIPVLFDTAAGWIQSLTAAHNKGDLTKELRRIRRYKLIIIDELGYLPIEPEAANLFFQLISDRYEQSSILITSNLAFGSWSTIFHDETIATAIIDRLVHHAQVLTTKGTSYRIRHRQEQGTVN, via the coding sequence ATGGAGGCGATCAAAGACGTCACGTACTACACGAGTGCGTTGAAAGCACCACGTATTCAAGCTTCTTTCGCTCGCCTGGCTGACACTGGGCGGGCACAGGGCTGGACGTTCGAGGAGTACTTAGCCGCGGTTTTGGAAGCCGAGGTCACCGCCCGGGAAGCATCTGGGGCCGAGATACGACGGAAACGAGCACACTTCCCGTCCATGAAGACGATTGAGGACTTCACCTTCGATCACCAGCCCCACCTGCGCTCAGACGTTCAAGCAGCATCACGCTCGACCTGGATCCACAACGCGGAGAACATGATCCTTCTCGGCCCACCAGGCACCGGGAAGACTCACATATCGATCGGGCTCGGCATTGCCGCGACCAGGGCCGGAATCCCGGTCCTGTTCGACACCGCAGCCGGCTGGATCCAGTCGCTCACTGCCGCTCACAACAAGGGAGACCTGACGAAAGAGCTGCGGCGTATTCGCCGCTACAAGCTCATCATCATCGACGAGCTCGGCTACCTCCCCATCGAGCCAGAAGCCGCGAACCTGTTCTTCCAGCTCATCTCGGACCGATACGAGCAATCATCCATCCTGATCACCTCAAACCTCGCTTTCGGGTCCTGGTCCACGATCTTCCACGACGAGACGATTGCGACAGCCATCATCGACCGGCTCGTCCACCACGCCCAAGTCCTGACCACGAAAGGAACCTCCTACCGGATCAGACACCGACAAGAACAAGGAACTGTAAACTAA
- the istA gene encoding IS21 family transposase, producing MHDWEKIRVLAREGVPKARIAAELGISRNTVDRAVKSDQPPRYVRTRTPTKFGEYEARIRWLLEECPTMPASVIGERVGWPYSERALRQNVARIRPEYAPRRLDPADRLEWEIGDVAQCDLWFPNVDIPIGNGKTARFPVLTMILAWSKYPVALMIPSRQRPDLLLGMWDGISTFGRVPRRLLWDNEAGIGRYGKLGQEVAEFCGTLGVKLVQAKPYDPETKGVVERFNSYLETSFLPGRTFASPKDFNAQLAGWLEVIRGKKPRGKDQTRGQGLTVELEHMGALPPVDPAARWTVQTRLGRDYYIEIGANAYSVDPRWIGHRIDVTMDLSTVQVSTGGKVITTHERLWGSGGQVTDPDHVETARKLRATFQQRQGLPGYGVTVQGGDLAVYDQIFDIEVA from the coding sequence ATGCACGATTGGGAAAAGATCCGGGTGCTTGCCCGCGAGGGTGTACCGAAGGCTCGTATTGCTGCTGAGCTGGGTATCTCACGCAATACGGTGGATCGGGCGGTGAAGTCTGATCAGCCGCCGCGTTATGTCCGCACGAGGACACCGACGAAGTTTGGGGAGTATGAGGCCCGGATACGGTGGCTGCTGGAGGAGTGTCCGACGATGCCGGCCTCGGTGATCGGCGAGCGGGTGGGCTGGCCTTACTCGGAGAGGGCCTTGCGGCAGAATGTGGCACGGATCCGTCCTGAGTATGCGCCACGACGTCTCGATCCTGCGGACCGGTTGGAGTGGGAGATCGGGGATGTGGCTCAGTGTGACCTGTGGTTCCCCAATGTTGATATCCCGATCGGGAACGGCAAGACGGCACGCTTCCCTGTGCTGACGATGATCCTGGCCTGGTCAAAGTATCCCGTTGCCTTGATGATCCCGAGCCGGCAACGCCCGGACCTGCTGTTGGGCATGTGGGACGGGATCAGCACCTTTGGCAGGGTTCCTCGACGCCTATTGTGGGACAACGAGGCCGGAATCGGACGATACGGCAAGCTCGGGCAGGAAGTCGCGGAGTTCTGTGGAACCCTCGGAGTGAAGCTCGTCCAAGCCAAACCCTATGACCCGGAGACCAAGGGCGTGGTCGAACGGTTCAACTCCTACCTGGAAACCTCGTTCCTGCCCGGGCGGACGTTCGCCAGTCCCAAGGATTTCAATGCTCAACTCGCCGGCTGGCTCGAGGTGATCCGAGGGAAGAAACCACGAGGGAAAGACCAAACTCGGGGCCAGGGCCTGACCGTCGAGCTCGAGCATATGGGTGCGTTGCCGCCGGTTGATCCCGCAGCGAGGTGGACTGTGCAGACGCGGTTGGGACGTGACTACTACATCGAGATCGGCGCGAACGCCTACAGTGTTGACCCCAGGTGGATCGGGCACCGCATCGACGTCACCATGGACCTGTCGACGGTCCAAGTCAGTACGGGCGGGAAGGTCATCACGACTCATGAGCGTCTTTGGGGCAGCGGCGGTCAGGTGACCGACCCTGACCACGTGGAGACCGCTCGGAAGCTGCGTGCGACCTTTCAGCAGCGCCAGGGCCTGCCCGGCTACGGAGTGACGGTCCAGGGCGGGGACCTGGCAGTATATGACCAGATCTTTGACATCGAGGTGGCCTAA
- a CDS encoding GIY-YIG nuclease family protein yields the protein MSKLIEEILPLKPEARLRIYAYSIDAPSHDGLIKVGQTTRDVKKRVEEQTKTAGIKPTILLDVPAEREDGTPFTDFQVRAQLSAKGFENTQLEWMRCTLADVQTAITELRTGQKLSGTHHETFPMRAEQAEAVRKTHAYYNSVWQEDMHAVPRFLWNAKMRFGKTFTSYQLAKKMGATRVLVMTFKPAVEDAWQTDLETHADFDGWQYMSKQSGANPDEVARNKPLVYFGSFQDLLGRDKAGNIKSKNQWLHEINWDLVVFDEYHFGAWRETAKVNIRGCGSHSWCLPEPVHV from the coding sequence ATGTCGAAACTCATTGAAGAGATTCTTCCTCTCAAACCAGAAGCCCGATTGCGGATCTATGCTTACTCGATAGATGCACCCAGTCATGATGGGTTGATCAAGGTTGGTCAGACTACCCGCGACGTTAAGAAACGCGTCGAAGAGCAAACAAAAACTGCCGGGATCAAACCAACGATTCTTCTTGATGTTCCTGCTGAGCGGGAGGATGGTACCCCCTTTACTGACTTTCAGGTTCGTGCTCAACTGTCGGCAAAAGGATTTGAGAACACCCAACTAGAGTGGATGCGGTGCACTCTGGCTGACGTGCAAACAGCAATCACTGAGCTCCGCACCGGGCAAAAACTTTCTGGCACGCACCATGAGACCTTCCCCATGCGTGCCGAGCAGGCAGAAGCGGTGCGCAAAACCCATGCCTACTACAACTCAGTGTGGCAAGAAGATATGCATGCGGTTCCACGTTTCCTATGGAACGCAAAGATGCGGTTTGGAAAGACCTTCACCTCATATCAGTTGGCAAAGAAGATGGGCGCCACCCGTGTACTAGTTATGACTTTCAAACCTGCGGTCGAGGATGCCTGGCAAACTGACCTAGAAACGCACGCCGACTTTGATGGTTGGCAGTACATGAGTAAACAGTCCGGAGCTAACCCGGATGAAGTTGCCAGGAATAAACCTCTGGTGTATTTCGGATCCTTCCAAGATCTTTTGGGCCGTGACAAAGCCGGGAACATCAAAAGTAAGAACCAGTGGCTACATGAAATCAACTGGGATTTAGTTGTTTTCGATGAATACCACTTTGGGGCTTGGCGGGAAACCGCTAAAGTGAATATTCGTGGTTGTGGGAGCCACTCGTGGTGCCTTCCAGAGCCAGTCCACGTCTAG
- the istA gene encoding IS21 family transposase, with amino-acid sequence MVRKIKSKLILELRSQGQSGRAIAAAHGMSRNSIAQVFEAADREGLSYDDIAEVPEAEVYARLFPGRGEHTSVYVQPDWTRVHRELARVGVTLKLLHSEYVDLVKDEGGLAMSYDRFCRRYQHHVHLTGVASRVGHKAGQAVEVDWAGPTMTLTNPVTGAEQKVYLFIACLPFSRYAFVEPCADMTQTSWLNAHVAMFDYFGGSVPRIVCDNLKTGVITRPREGEIVLNDSYRELAGHYLAAVLPARVGKPKDKASVENTVWHVATRINAKLREHSFASLAQLRQAIRAELETYNAEPFQKRAGSRASVFRTEEEPLLRPLPAVAYEIATWVYGRKVAKNSHVVWQKNSYSVPYPNIGKTVDLRITPTMVEIYDGHDRLTSHVRVPTGTSGVYRTHDGDLPGGKGYQPWDEHRVRDWATRIGANTLTVVDRIFAAVPVTEQGLDPALAVLRLSRRFTAGRVEAACKIALEANIRSPRYSHVRPILDTGQDKTGTAAPSSQSEGGGYVRGAAYYGGGRSK; translated from the coding sequence ATGGTACGAAAGATTAAGTCGAAGCTGATTTTAGAGCTTCGTTCCCAGGGACAATCAGGCCGCGCGATCGCGGCCGCCCACGGGATGTCACGTAATAGCATCGCCCAAGTATTTGAAGCCGCCGACCGCGAAGGCCTGTCGTATGACGACATAGCCGAGGTACCCGAAGCGGAGGTTTATGCGCGGCTGTTTCCCGGACGTGGAGAACACACCAGCGTCTATGTCCAACCGGATTGGACCCGCGTGCACCGCGAACTTGCCAGGGTCGGGGTGACATTGAAACTGTTGCACAGCGAGTATGTCGACCTCGTGAAAGACGAGGGCGGTCTGGCGATGAGTTATGACAGGTTCTGCCGACGATATCAACATCATGTCCACCTCACCGGGGTCGCCTCACGGGTAGGGCATAAGGCCGGACAAGCAGTGGAAGTGGACTGGGCTGGCCCCACCATGACATTGACAAATCCCGTCACTGGCGCGGAGCAGAAGGTCTATCTGTTTATCGCTTGCCTGCCGTTCTCACGGTACGCGTTTGTCGAACCCTGCGCAGATATGACACAGACTTCCTGGTTGAACGCTCATGTAGCGATGTTCGATTACTTCGGCGGCAGCGTCCCGCGGATCGTCTGTGACAACCTGAAAACCGGTGTCATCACCAGGCCCCGGGAGGGCGAGATCGTCTTGAATGATTCCTACCGTGAGCTCGCCGGCCACTACTTGGCAGCCGTGCTCCCCGCCCGGGTGGGAAAACCGAAAGACAAAGCGAGCGTGGAGAACACGGTCTGGCACGTGGCCACGAGAATCAACGCCAAGCTCAGAGAGCATTCCTTCGCTTCTCTTGCGCAGCTGCGCCAAGCAATCCGCGCTGAGCTCGAAACTTATAATGCTGAACCGTTTCAGAAGCGTGCAGGCTCTCGCGCGAGTGTCTTCCGCACCGAGGAGGAGCCCCTGCTGCGGCCTTTGCCAGCAGTGGCTTATGAGATTGCTACCTGGGTCTATGGCCGTAAAGTCGCCAAGAACTCTCATGTGGTGTGGCAGAAGAACTCCTACTCCGTGCCGTACCCCAATATCGGTAAAACGGTTGACCTGCGGATCACACCGACGATGGTGGAGATCTACGACGGTCATGATCGGCTCACCAGTCACGTCCGCGTCCCCACCGGGACCAGCGGGGTATACCGCACGCATGACGGTGACCTGCCCGGCGGGAAGGGCTATCAGCCCTGGGACGAGCACCGCGTCCGTGACTGGGCCACCAGGATCGGAGCCAACACGCTCACGGTCGTTGATCGGATCTTTGCTGCTGTCCCAGTCACCGAGCAGGGCCTGGACCCCGCGCTGGCAGTCCTGCGCCTATCGAGGCGATTTACTGCCGGTCGGGTCGAGGCCGCCTGCAAGATTGCCTTGGAGGCCAATATTCGCTCCCCACGCTATAGCCACGTGCGCCCGATCCTCGATACCGGACAAGACAAAACCGGAACTGCCGCCCCTTCTTCTCAAAGTGAGGGTGGGGGCTATGTTCGCGGGGCGGCCTACTATGGCGGAGGCCGATCTAAATGA
- a CDS encoding type II toxin-antitoxin system RelE/ParE family toxin, giving the protein MIRSFGSRDTERIWHEQYVKRVDRTVQRATLRKLEMIHAASDVEDLRIPPGNRLERLVGDRRGQHSIRVNAQWRLCFVWRDGGAEDVELVDYH; this is encoded by the coding sequence GTGATCAGATCATTCGGGAGTAGGGATACCGAGCGCATCTGGCACGAGCAGTACGTCAAGCGCGTCGACCGGACGGTACAGCGGGCGACCCTGCGGAAACTCGAAATGATCCATGCGGCGAGCGACGTCGAGGACCTCCGAATCCCACCCGGGAACCGGCTGGAGCGACTGGTCGGTGACCGGCGTGGGCAGCACAGTATCCGCGTGAACGCGCAGTGGCGTCTCTGCTTCGTCTGGAGAGATGGAGGTGCGGAAGATGTCGAACTCGTCGACTACCACTGA
- a CDS encoding DUF933 domain-containing protein, producing the protein MRQAKAVGQFRMEGRDCVMRDGDVTEFQFNV; encoded by the coding sequence ATGCGGCAGGCCAAGGCTGTCGGCCAGTTCCGCATGGAGGGCAGGGACTGCGTCATGCGAGACGGCGACGTCACGGAGTTTCAGTTTAACGTCTAG
- a CDS encoding Eco57I restriction-modification methylase domain-containing protein, with translation MTVQTSFSIRGRNPDVLTCIANLSNDEVFTPPELANQMLDMVAEAWAGAHDGENIWENPTVRFLDPVTKSGVFLREITSRLTTGLVDQIPDLQERVDHILAEQVFGIAITHLTSLLSRRSLYCSKYANSKHSIATSFDDPDGNIWFERLEHTFEGGNEWIYATDSDGNQIEKRINGKCKFCGAPQKIFDRDDALETHAYALLHAQDIKTRVAELFGEDMQFDVIIGNPPYQMTGGAGGSSDSSIYHLFVEQAQKLEPRFLSMVIPSRWMAGGRGLGDFRQEVLTSRKLKELVDWGDSTEAFPGVSIKGGICYFLWEKDYEGPCDVTRVSGGKEFHQGPRDLGEFDVFIRDERALSILRKILPDMTEPVSTLVSGDTPFGIATNFGDFHTSKRDGDLLLHRIEKGKRSTAYVNGQVLWCGVTFRGWVRR, from the coding sequence ATGACAGTCCAAACATCTTTTTCGATCAGAGGTAGAAACCCCGATGTTTTGACGTGCATCGCCAACCTTTCTAATGACGAGGTATTCACGCCACCTGAGTTAGCTAACCAGATGCTTGACATGGTTGCGGAGGCATGGGCTGGGGCTCACGACGGCGAGAATATTTGGGAAAATCCAACGGTCCGTTTTCTCGATCCGGTTACTAAATCTGGCGTCTTTTTGCGTGAGATTACCAGTCGTTTGACCACGGGGTTAGTCGATCAGATTCCTGACCTGCAAGAGCGGGTGGATCATATTCTCGCCGAGCAGGTTTTTGGTATCGCTATCACGCACCTAACGAGCTTGCTTAGTAGAAGAAGTCTCTACTGCTCAAAGTATGCGAATAGTAAGCACTCAATTGCTACGTCCTTTGATGATCCGGACGGAAATATCTGGTTTGAACGTTTGGAACACACTTTTGAAGGTGGTAATGAGTGGATCTATGCCACTGATTCAGACGGTAACCAGATTGAAAAACGGATTAACGGAAAGTGCAAGTTTTGCGGCGCGCCCCAGAAGATATTTGACCGAGACGATGCCCTGGAAACCCACGCCTATGCGCTTTTACACGCCCAAGACATTAAGACTCGGGTTGCTGAGTTGTTTGGAGAAGACATGCAGTTCGATGTGATAATTGGGAACCCTCCGTATCAAATGACAGGGGGAGCTGGAGGCTCTAGCGACTCTTCTATCTACCATCTCTTTGTGGAACAAGCTCAGAAACTAGAACCAAGGTTCCTATCCATGGTTATTCCTTCGCGTTGGATGGCGGGTGGAAGGGGATTGGGTGATTTTCGCCAGGAAGTTTTGACCAGCAGAAAGTTGAAAGAGTTAGTTGACTGGGGAGACTCCACCGAGGCATTTCCGGGAGTCTCAATTAAGGGAGGCATCTGCTATTTTCTGTGGGAAAAGGACTATGAGGGGCCTTGCGATGTGACGCGCGTTAGCGGTGGCAAGGAATTTCATCAGGGGCCGAGGGACTTGGGTGAGTTCGACGTGTTTATTCGGGATGAACGTGCCCTCAGTATCCTTCGCAAGATATTGCCGGACATGACTGAGCCTGTTTCGACGCTAGTCTCCGGCGACACACCTTTCGGTATCGCGACAAACTTTGGTGATTTCCATACCTCGAAACGTGATGGTGATCTGCTTCTCCACCGTATTGAGAAAGGCAAACGCTCGACGGCTTATGTGAACGGTCAAGTCCTTTGGTGTGGTGTAACTTTTCGGGGTTGGGTTAGGCGGTGA
- a CDS encoding IS3 family transposase (programmed frameshift) → MSVMNNPGRASQRRYSPEEKAAAVRMVRALRKELGTKNGTVKRVADQLGYGPESVRTWVRQADIDDGHLPGVSTDEARRLLELEQENRELRRANEILKRAAFFLRGGTRPPTQEIVAFIDLNRDDIVAGRRLGVESICRVLQVAPSTYYAAKKRGPSARAIRDAELIPQLFELWEANYSVYGVRKLWKAARRAGIDIGRDQTARLMRAAGIEGARRTKKVRTTHRDATVPRHPDLVDRDFTATGPNQLWVTDLTFVATWAGIAYVCFIIDVYSRMIVGWRVASHMRTPMVLDAIEMARWSRGTHLPGLRCHSDAGSQFTSIRYGERLAEIGAVPSIGTVGDSYDNALAETVNGYYKTELVRGPAHPGPWKTIEDLELATLGWVHWHNTERLHGYLGDVPPIEFENTHYTATSTPNVLIGIK, encoded by the exons ATGTCAGTTATGAACAATCCCGGACGCGCCTCGCAGCGGCGGTATTCACCAGAGGAAAAGGCGGCAGCGGTGCGCATGGTGCGCGCCTTACGTAAAGAGCTGGGCACGAAGAACGGCACGGTCAAAAGAGTTGCCGATCAGCTCGGATACGGCCCAGAATCGGTACGCACCTGGGTGCGTCAGGCCGATATCGACGATGGCCACCTCCCTGGTGTGAGCACTGATGAGGCCCGCCGTCTGCTCGAGCTTGAGCAGGAGAACCGCGAGCTGCGCCGGGCCAACGAGATCCTCAAACGCGCAGCGT TCTTTCTTCGGGGCGGAACTCGACCGCCAACACAAGAAATAGTGGCCTTCATCGACTTAAATAGGGACGATATTGTGGCCGGGCGCCGTCTTGGAGTCGAGTCCATCTGCAGGGTATTGCAGGTGGCTCCAAGCACGTACTACGCCGCGAAGAAACGTGGCCCCTCTGCTCGTGCGATCCGGGACGCGGAGCTGATTCCCCAGCTGTTTGAGCTGTGGGAAGCGAACTACAGCGTCTATGGAGTGCGGAAGCTGTGGAAGGCTGCACGCCGTGCGGGAATCGATATCGGCCGCGATCAGACCGCCCGTCTTATGCGAGCAGCAGGGATCGAAGGGGCACGACGGACCAAGAAAGTCCGAACCACTCACCGTGATGCGACTGTCCCTCGGCATCCTGACTTGGTCGACCGTGATTTCACCGCCACAGGCCCGAATCAGCTGTGGGTCACCGATCTGACATTCGTTGCCACCTGGGCCGGGATCGCGTATGTGTGCTTCATCATCGACGTCTACTCCCGCATGATCGTCGGCTGGCGAGTCGCCTCGCATATGCGCACACCCATGGTCCTCGATGCGATCGAGATGGCCCGCTGGTCGCGCGGGACTCACCTGCCCGGGCTTCGGTGTCACAGCGATGCAGGCAGTCAATTTACGTCCATTCGCTACGGCGAGAGACTAGCGGAGATCGGCGCTGTTCCCTCGATCGGTACTGTTGGCGATAGCTACGACAACGCTCTGGCTGAGACGGTTAACGGATACTACAAGACCGAGCTCGTGCGCGGGCCGGCACATCCGGGTCCGTGGAAGACGATCGAGGATCTAGAACTGGCCACCCTGGGCTGGGTCCACTGGCACAACACTGAACGCCTTCACGGCTACCTCGGAGACGTACCACCGATCGAGTTCGAGAACACCCACTACACTGCTACCAGCACCCCCAACGTGCTGATCGGAATCAAATAA
- a CDS encoding IS481 family transposase: protein MSHANARLAPAGRLIMVRRIQSGRAVAHVAAEMGVSRTTAWRWWRRFREAGLAGLQDRSSVARSHPRRTGGCVETRVRILRHFTRRGPVFIAGQLGMHASTVGRVLRRHQAPLLRELDPVTGTVIRARRRSAQRYEHDYPGSLIHMDVKKLGRIPDGGGWRVHGRGARPSGRRGLGYDYIHAVIDDHSRVAYAEIHDDEKGCTAAGVLQRAIAFYARLGVRVERVITDNAFAYRKSAAFRGVIDAHGIRQKFIKPHCPWTNGKVERFNRTLAGEWAYARPWDSNTQRTAHLQSWLDYYNLDRPHLGIAGIPPINRINNGRGQYI from the coding sequence ATGTCCCACGCTAATGCCCGTCTGGCTCCGGCCGGAAGACTGATTATGGTTCGGCGTATTCAATCGGGGCGTGCTGTTGCGCACGTCGCTGCCGAGATGGGTGTCTCTCGAACGACGGCATGGCGGTGGTGGCGCCGCTTCCGCGAGGCTGGCCTGGCGGGACTGCAGGACCGCTCCAGCGTGGCCCGTTCCCACCCTCGACGCACGGGCGGGTGCGTGGAGACTCGGGTGCGGATCCTGCGTCATTTCACGCGTCGCGGGCCGGTGTTCATCGCCGGTCAGCTTGGCATGCACGCCTCGACCGTGGGACGGGTGTTGCGTCGTCATCAGGCCCCGCTGCTGCGCGAGCTGGACCCGGTGACGGGGACCGTGATCCGGGCCCGGCGCCGCTCGGCTCAGCGTTACGAGCACGACTACCCAGGATCACTGATCCATATGGATGTGAAGAAACTTGGCCGGATCCCCGACGGTGGCGGCTGGCGAGTCCACGGTCGCGGAGCGCGCCCGAGTGGCAGGCGCGGCCTGGGATATGACTACATTCATGCCGTGATCGATGATCACTCCCGGGTCGCCTATGCGGAGATCCACGACGATGAGAAAGGCTGCACCGCTGCCGGAGTCTTGCAGCGTGCGATCGCGTTCTACGCCCGATTGGGAGTGCGTGTTGAACGGGTGATCACGGACAACGCGTTCGCATACCGCAAGTCCGCGGCGTTTCGTGGCGTGATCGACGCTCATGGCATCAGACAGAAGTTCATCAAGCCCCACTGTCCATGGACCAACGGCAAAGTCGAGCGGTTCAACCGAACCCTGGCTGGTGAATGGGCGTACGCCAGACCCTGGGACTCCAACACCCAACGCACCGCGCACTTGCAGTCCTGGCTCGATTACTACAACCTAGACAGACCCCACCTCGGCATCGCCGGAATCCCACCAATCAACCGAATCAACAACGGTCGAGGTCAGTACATCTAG